The following are encoded in a window of Sminthopsis crassicaudata isolate SCR6 chromosome 3, ASM4859323v1, whole genome shotgun sequence genomic DNA:
- the RPL21 gene encoding large ribosomal subunit protein eL21 → MTNTKGKRRGTRYMFSRPFRKHGVVPLATYMRIYKKGDIVDIKGMGTVQQGMPHKCYHGKTGRVYNVTQHAVGIVVNKQVKGKILAKRINVRIEHIKHSKSRDSFLKRVKENDQKKKEAKEKGTWVQLKRQPAPPREAHFVRTNGKQPELLEPIPYEFMA, encoded by the exons ATGACgaacacaaaaggaaaaaggagagggacaCGATACATGTTTTCTAGGCCCTTTAGAAAACATG gtgtTGTCCCTTTGGCTACATATATGCGAATTTACAAGAAAGGCGATATTGTAGATATCAAG gGTATGGGCACAGTTCAGCAAGGAATGCCCCACAAATGTTACCATGGCAAGACTGGACGGGTCTATAATGTTACTCAACATGCTGTAGGCATTGTTGTAAACAAACAAGTTAA GGGCAAGATTCTAGCCAAGAGAATTAATGTGCGAATTGAGCATATTAAGCACTCTAAGAGCAGAGATAGCTTCCTGAAGCGGGTAAAGGAAAATGATCAAAAGAAGAAGGAAGCCAAAGAAAAAGGCACTTGGGTTCAACTGAAACGTCAG cctGCTCCACCCAGAGAAGCACACTTTGTGAGAACCAATGGCAAGCAGCCTGAGCTGTTGGAACCAATCCCCTATGAATTCATGGCATaa